A window from Oncorhynchus mykiss isolate Arlee chromosome 9, USDA_OmykA_1.1, whole genome shotgun sequence encodes these proteins:
- the perm1 gene encoding PGC-1 and ERR-induced regulator in muscle protein 1, which produces MDDYEHSVHVSEGDWDSFFQECEECDLHPPALAGLDSSISDYSLSDVDDAGGSTFLDKGLRADLKSDAWEAVCPMDGPRDSEGSPVEHYLNKNGVGSLENVLSCSEDEDVHLESINRFFERLKSLPEAEQFIEHSQATVGKSSKVVQGEVCGDGPRANDDALPINNPEFNSLSASSEAATGMETTEPDNANTTDRPDSKVAPELPVNDASEGKTDKSTNPNVELDIREKDWMLVPANEAGRLEREGQSCDLLKATLEMTADSLKTPASGKVLNSELAVCESVGDESHGDIMLDKPLLKKTSDSCLNPDSDSSKNLEVMPHNKSTEGKYLAVTSPKKDPEQQSVRSPDQSPTFTIKKKRRRKKTVGIVDGGQGYKRQFFANHSDSEAERCAQGIEMDAHVRLSRDYTAICMNEAGCEHIKSSAHQTQSFHCPPTHSEILQGRARYNVTPGPTAVEHDEVSLNLPTPLLRDCQSQTLTEKNELRPVKAEPLGMEANCKQAKSSLPVNSECTDRSTSPPGRAVDSGLSTPNYDGNVAANLQPSSTLQLQPSTESKECPGLPVSMSTCASSESSPVTEEATFGPDNITKYQRESGPLQLHEVNGKTQNRDASSEILNTESESTEHNTAHRKNNLLISKGSSGVVSNTLQLPAHENIVLKMHQELKNVLIPTLDKSMPSEVVSTNTTLKPTKTPLLGQINSFNEPSCSKSDDVISQTTYGNQTVNPVLAIPLFTVSCYSVIPKSAMNSNQADEINNTYISYNVTEKDPDSCTPENVPLTQSNISLSKSPELQMEGNQIVGFQSNKTYMTALPDKGNTDIDLPMTLFESSDTPDIQTRFNGQEAELSVGKATREMSEHDSQDTSQDTPELKVDIEGNTEDTVSTAKTAECEGIEKAPDETRPVYAISTFWNEMEKLTINDILRLRMVSNAHQSSVLPQPPEAEAADSSDAVDSGYFTHLDDSKPHRSSGDISTISDFDQKFSQNPNADNPSTDPTTRNESSNSIGILWESEPDSVSVGAGVYPENVAMLSSASYIPRPIFSGSAPQYVRKICKNVSVQNLLALEVEPLCQVLKGQALPAVISEEREPEMESCSDGHLVRQHSSMNSLPSASFSEDVSTESNQISFSEIIQYIFGGNKSEASPSETNNMAAYYVNSDSVPDYEHFYSEFDAGSFFYPVREASIHNKDELLPIHLLPIPQHSANKNLQFPEAYDHFFSSDSSADSDEEDNQVRSPIRVITRLSHKPNETQGVIVAPDIYEDFFTDEGLSENFFWKNYFSLRKVRLTGSTSRSQRSDSWSLVPVDEIKSTFCRSIRPIHTLGIQDQPFPDQLLYNLEGRIFRQLAEQKRRYPDLQMAVANPRLDASLVPLRQSDMCLVCIAFASWVLKSANPQAGDAWKAVLLANISALSAIRYLRRRGREEASGEKP; this is translated from the coding sequence ATGGATGACTATGAACACAGTGTGCACGTCTCCGAGGGTGACTGGGACTCCTTCTTCCAGGAGTGCGAGGAGTGTGACCTCCACCCCCCCGCGCTGGCTGGATTGGACTCTAGCATTAGTGACTACAGCTTGAGTGACGTTGATGATGCGGGAGGGTCCACTTTCTTAGACAAGGGTCTGCGAGCTGACCTCAAGTCAGATGCTTGGGAGGCTGTCTGCCCCATGGACGGCCCCCGGGATTCCGAGGGTTCTCCCGTGGAGCATTACCTCAACAAGAATGGTGTCGGTAGCTTGGAGAATGTCCTGTCGTGCAGCGAGGATGAGGATGTGCACCTGGAGTCTATCAATAGGTTCTTTGAGAGGCTTAAAAGTCTCCCAGAGGCTGAACAGTTTATTGAGCACAGCCAAGCAACAGTGGGGAAAAGCAGCAAGGTGGTTCAGGGGGAGGTGTGTGGTGATGGGCCACGAGCCAATGACGACGCTTTGCCAATAAACAACCCAGAGTTCAACTCCCTGTCTGCCAGCAGTGAGGCAGCAACTGGCATGGAAACCACAGAGCCAGACAATGCCAACACAACAGATAGGCCTGACTCCAAGGTGGCTCCTGAGCTCCCAGTCAATGATGCCTCTGAGGGCAAGACAGACAAATCCACCAATCCCAATGTAGAGTTGGACATCAGAGAGAAGGATTGGATGTTGGTGCCAGCAAATGAAGCAGGGAGGCTGGAAAGGGAGGGTCAATCCTGTGACTTACTCAAAGCAACATTGGAAATGACAGCCGACTCATTAAAGACACCTGCCTCTGGGAAAGTGCTGAACTCAGAGTTAGCTGTATGCGAAAGTGTGGGTGATGAGAGTCATGGGGATATCATGTTAGATAAACCACTTCTTAAGAAAACCTCTGATTCGTGCCTTAACCCTGATAGCGATTCATCTAAAAACCTTGAAGTGATGCCACACAATAAATCAACAGAAGGCAAATACCTTGCTGTCACATCACCAAAGAAAGACCCAGAACAGCAGAGCGTAAGGAGCCCAGATCAGTCTCCAACATTCACCATTaaaaagaagagaaggagaaaaaaaacGGTCGGTATTGTGGACGGTGGCCAAGGGTACAAGAGGCAGTTCTTTGCCAATCATAGTGACTCTGAGGCGGAGAGATGTGCACAGGGAATAGAAATGGATGCTCATGTAAGACTATCAAGAGATTACACTGCAATTTGCATGAATGAGGCTGGCTGTGAGCATATCAAATCCTCAGCTCACCAAACTCAGAGTTTTCATTGTCCACCTACACACTCAGAAATACTCCAAGGGAGAGCCAGATACAATGTGACACCTGGCCCAACTGCAGTGGAGCATGATGAAGTGAGCCTCAATTTACCAACTCCCCTTCTAAGAGACTGTCAAAGTCAAACACTAACTGAGAAGAATGAGTTGAGGCCAGTAAAAGCTGAGCCTCTTGGTATGGAGGCGAACTGCAAACAAGCCAAATCTAGTTTACCTGTAAACAGTGAATGCACTGATAGATCAACATCCCCACCAGGTCGAGCTGTTGACAGCGGTTTGTCAACACCTAATTATGACGGTAATGTGGCAGCAAATTTACAGCCAAGCAGCACATTACAATTACAGCCATCAACAGAATCTAAAGAATGTCCTGGATTGCCAGTCTCGATGTCCACCTGTGCTTCTAGTGAGTCATCTCCGGTCACAGAGGAAGCAACGTTTGGCCCAGATAACATCACAAAATATCAAAGGGAGTCTGGGCCTCTGCAACTGCACGAAGTGAATGGAAAGACTCAAAACAGGGACGCCTCATCTGAGATTCTCAATACAGAATCAGAATCAACAGAACATAACACCGCACACAGAAAGAACAACTTACTCATCTCTAAAGGCAGCAGTGGTGTTGTTTCAAACACATTGCAGCTGCCTGCTCATGAAAACATAGTCCTCAAGATGCACCAAGAATTAAAAAATGTACTCATCCCAACTCTTGATAAGAGTATGCCATCAGAAGTGGTCAGCACTAACACAACACTAAAACCTACCAAGACACCATTACTTGGCCAAATCAATAGTTTCAATGAGCCCAGCTGTTCAAAATCAGATGACGTAATCAGTCAAACAACATATGGAAACCAGACAGTTAATCCTGTATTAGCAATACCTCTTTTTACTGTCTCTTGTTACTCTGTTATTCCAAAGAGTGCTATGAACTCTAATCAGgcagatgaaataaataatacttACATAAGTTATAATGTCACTGAAAAAGACCCTGATTCGTGTACTCCAGAGAATGTCCCATTAACTCAATCAAATATTTCACTTTCGAAATCCCCTGAATTACAAATGGAAGGTAACCAAATTGTTGGGTTTCAGTCTAACAAAACATATATGACAGCACTGCCAGATAAAGGTAACACTGACATAGACTTGCCAATGACGTTATTTGAAAGCTCTGATACACCTGATATTCAAACCAGATTCAATGGTCAAGAAGCAGAACTTTCTGTAGGCAAAGCAACAAGGGAAATGTCTGAACATGACAGTCAGGATACGTCTCAAGATACTCCAGAACTCAAAGTTGATATAGAGGGCAACACAGAGGACACTGTTAGCACAGCCAAAACAGCAGAGTGCGAGGGGATTGAAAAAGCACCCGACGAAACACGTCCTGTGTATGCCATCTCCACTTTTTGGAATGAGATGGAGAAGCTGACCATTAATGACATTTTGCGACTACGTATGGTCAGCAATGCCCACCAGTCCAGTGTTCTCCCCCAGCCACCAGAGGCTGAGGCAGCCGACAGCTCTGATGCCGTAGACTCAGGCTACTTCACTCACTTGGACGACTCCAAACCTCACCGCTCCAGTGGCGACATTTCCACCATTTCTGATTTTGACCAAAAATTCTCACAAAATCCAAATGCTGATAATCCAAGCACTGATCCAACCACGAGAAATGAATCATCCAACTCTATTGGTATCTTATGGGAAAGCGAGCCAGACTCAGTTAGCGTTGGGGCTGGTGTATACCCAGAAAATGTTGCAATGCTAAGTTCCGCAAGTTACATCCCCCGACCAATATTTTCAGGCAGTGCCCCACAGTACGTAAGAAAAATTTGCAAAAACGTCAGCGTGCAGAACCTACTAGCTCTGGAAGTTGAACCACTTTGCCAGGTGTTGAAAGGTCAGGCCTTACCAGCTGTCATATCAGAGGAAAGAGAACCAGAAATGGAGTCCTGCAGTGATGGACATTTAGTGAGGCAGCACAGTAGCATGAATTCTTTGCCTTCAGCATCTTTTTCGGAGGATGTGTCAACAGAAAGCAATCAGATCTCTTTCTCTGAGATCATCCAGTACATCTTTGGAGGAAATAAATCGGAGGCCAGTCCATCGGAAACAAACAATATGGCCGCCTACTATGTCAACAGTGATTCAGTCCCTGATTATGAGCATTTCTACTCCGAGTTTGATGCAGGAAGCTTCTTCTACCCAGTCAGGGAGGCATCAATCCATAACAAGGATGAGCTGTTGCCCATCCATCTGTTGCCCATCCCACAGCATTCGGCCAACAAGAATCTTCAGTTCCCGGAGGCCTACGATCATTTCTTCTCCAGTGACTCGTCTGCAGACTCGGATGAGGAAGATAACCAAGTCAGAAGTCCGATCCGGGTGATCACGCGGTTGAGCCATAAGCCAAATGAGACCCAAGGTGTAATAGTGGCTCCGGACATATATGAGGACTTTTTCACAGACGAGGGTCTAAGTGAGAACTTCTTCTGGAAAAACTATTTCTCCCTACGGAAGGTCCGCCTCACTGGCTCCACCAGCCGAAGTCAGAGATCTGACTCCTGGTCGCTGGTTCCTGTGGATGAGATCAAGAGTACATTCTGCAGAAGCATTAGACCTATCCACACGCTGGGCATCCAAGACCAGCCTTTTCCTGATCAACTGCTGTACAACCTAGAAGGCAGGATCTTCAGACAGCTGGCCGAACAGAAGAGGAGATATCCGGATCTGCAGATGGCTGTTGCTAATCCCA